Within the Meriones unguiculatus strain TT.TT164.6M chromosome 2, Bangor_MerUng_6.1, whole genome shotgun sequence genome, the region GAATAGAATGCACACTTCCAGGAAGGGCCATTTTCCTCAAATTAATGTGCAATTATCAGGTGTAAATTTCATTCAACTTAATGACCGAGTCATTATGTAGTTGAAGGAGAGTACAATTATGTTGTTACTCAGCCCATTTATTATAAGCCTTCTGGGCTTGTGTTATCATGATAGCATTGCTCCGAAAGCACAAAGATGATGAACATGACACCAACCACAGGTTTTCAGACCtactgtttctgtttttcctttggaAATGATGATGAATTGGTTGGCACCTCTTCACGTCAGTACGTCTCCATGGCCTGTCTCCTGTTCTCTATCTTTTCCATCACACTGGCACCAGCAAAATCAGAATGTTCATCAGCTACTGAAATTAGTTACCTTCACTCTCTTTTTACAGAGCCACAAGCAACAAATCTAGTCTACTGTGAAAAAGGTCCGAGTGAAGGGCTAAAGTTGTAGGTTGCTTGACCAGCATTCACTAAGTCCAGGGTGCAGCCCCTGGCACCCATAAACCAGGTGTAGTGgatcatgcttgtaatcctagaaGATCAGAagctcagggtcatccttggctaaaTTTCAGTCTGGGCTAAAgctggggattgggaggggtggggtgTATTTAATGTACCTCAGTGCAAGTGTGTGTCAGGCTCACTGGTATGGGGGGCATGGGAATGCCTTGCTTTCATGGTTGCTGTAATTTTTAACCTTACTGTTCTATTAATGCTGTTGTTTATTTTCCtccattttcatttattcttgcAGCCCAttgtttgaaacaaacaaacaacaaaaccaccaccaacaaaaaaagcTAAAGAAACTTAAGCTTTAGTTTAAACACAGCCCATTACATTCAGCCTAATTAGGATCACACAGATAGTCTTTCTCTTTTATAAATCTTACATCCTTTTGTACTGTCAGCATATATCCTTAGGTTCATAAGGGCAAAAAATGATAATATTCTATAGCTGTTCATAACTCTTAGAGCCCTCACCTTCATTCTCCTATCCGAGCTGTGGTAGGCAGCCAGGACTTAATTGCCTGTATAGATACAACAAGTGTCACAGACAGATGAAGGTTCTTGGACAGTGGCCTCAAATCTTCTGGTGTCCAGAGCTTTTTTTGTAATGTTCAACCTCTAGCCTTTGAGTGTGTGAACCAGTGAATATGCTAAAGTATTTCAGCTTTCTTTTCCTACCTGTAAAGCAGTGTCAGTACACTTGTTTTATTTCCTAGCATAAATGTCAGAATGGTTACAATCTGAGAGAATATGTCTGAATTGTTCAGATTTAGGCTTTTTAGGTACCTTAATAATTAGCCTACAGTAAGAGGATTGAAGGATTTACAATAGTACCTTGTTTTATTATGTCTCGGTTTATCAAATTTTGCAGAGAATACGTTTGTTTGGTTTTCGTTTTCAGACTGAAGGTTTGTTCAGTTAGTGCTTCTTCAGTCCTCACAAATGCTCTTAGCAGTTTCAGTCAGTGGCACTGttagttttgtgttgttttttttttgtctctgaggtCCTGGGAGTTCAGCATGGGGCCTGTGAGTGATaaggcaagtgctcttcaccgATTAATGTACCAGCTccttaatgtattttaaagttaaaGCCTGCTCATTGTTATTTTAGATATGATACTGTTATACACTCAGTGTATGGTATAATATAAATGTAACTTTTAGATGCACTGAAAAACCCCAAAAAGTTCTATGCCTTGCTGTGATGATTTGAAACTGAACCAGCAATATCCCCACGCTATGCCCATATAAACGTTTATATTCAATGACCTGTCTAAGATCCAGCAGTTATAAGTGACCAAACTTGGACTTGAGCCAGTTACGCTTTTGAGAGTCACTTGGTTTCTGAGGGAGTCCACCGTTGATAGAGAACCCCTTgttaaattaaaatttgtttggctttctttctgGGAAAATGTATAGATGCAGGATAGTTTAACATGACTTTGGAGTGTTTAGAGAAATCATCAGGCCTGGCCctttcattttacagatgagcatACGATGAGCCCAGTAGAGCAAGGAAATGATTTGTTCAGAGCGACAGCTGAACTAGGAACAGCTGAACTTGATCCCTATAGATGGGCTCGTGTCATAATGTTTTTCCTAAGTTTGGTAACTGGTAAAATAAGTTGTAGGCTTTTAGTATTGGGCATCTTTGGGAGGTATTAAATCAAATGAACAGTTTGCTGTTTTTCTTGAAGATTCATACATATTCTGATCAACATTTCACCTCCCCATCTCTTTCCAAGTCCTCCCTACCTTCTCACCCATTCAGCTCTAGacctctctttagaaaacaaacgggcaaaagaaacaaacaaataatttttaaaagcacacatagaaaacaacaacaacaacaaaagaatcagacatacacacagtaaCAAAATTCATAAAAACACAGCATCAGAAACCACATTATAGAAACAGAAGTTCTAAGTCTTAATCTCCTTCCTTGGCCTGTGGGATTTTTAATGCATGGGTGTAAGTCTCCAGATGTATTTCTCTgttcaaaagaaaatttcaaagtcTTAGCCATTAACATGAagtttttctaacaaaattcttattacaatatgaaaataaaacttgACCTGTGTAGCTGTATGCAGCAGTTCAGAGGTATTGTATTGAATTCTGCATAATTGTAActtaaagcttttcttttctgatttctaCCATAGATGCTATTCCAAGTTCAGATCAAATTCGAATAGCACCATCATTAAAAAGCCAAAGAGGTTCAGTGtggacaaaaacaaaagcagcctTCGAGAACTGGGAGGTGGAAGTGACATTTCGAGTGACTGGAAGAGGTCGAATTGGAGCTGATGGCTTAGTATGATTATTTCTGTTACTTGATTGAGTATAGTTGGCAAAGACCACTGGCTCCTAACTGTTTCCTCTTACATTTTTCAGGCAATTTGGTATACAGAAAATCAAGGCTTGGATGGCCCTGTGTTTGGATCAGCTGATATGTGGAATGGTGTTGGAGTATTTTTTGATTCTTTTGACAATGATGGAAAGGTATGTTTATTGCTAGCCATTTTTCATCTTAGTGTATTTTCAGGCACAGTTAGGCTGTGAGAAGGTGGCTCACTTGACACCTTAACTTTAATAGTAGAGAACTCAGTGGATAGTCTGAGCATGGTGATCAGTCTTGGTAGCAGAGACGGTACCAACAAAAAGTTTTGTCGACATGATATTATGCACACTCATTTGCAGGCATGGTGGAGACCTAGCTCTGTGGACCTGTCAGTAATTCACAGCCCGTATCTGCTCAGTAACTGAAAAATCAGCATGAGTCTTTAGATGTGGGCAGTGAAACTCACATCTGTGGAAGCTGTGGCAGAACTCAAGGGCTTGGCTGTCACTGTCATGCTGGAATCGCCTATGTCAGTCAGTTCTTAGGCCAGTTGTCCTAATGATGTggtaaaaacaattaaaaacaaaatttacttaATATGTTGAAAATATTAACTTGAGGCTTGAAGCTTTAAGATTGATGATCTTCTTTTTAGTTGTTTATTGATTTTTCAGAAGTTAATATTAGTACTTTAAAGAACTTTTAATAACTCCTTGGATGCTTAGGCcatattatttcaaaaatttaagagCCCTAGAATCTTAGCAGTATGAGATTTCATAGCAAAAAGAGAAtgatgaagggctggagagatggctcagtggttaagagcactgcctgctctctcaaaggacccgggttcaatttccagcacccccatggcagctcacaactgtttgtaactccaattgcaagggatctgacaccctcacaccaatgcacataaaataaattttttttaaaaaaatggtgaatTTATTGACAGcagatattaaaataaatatatcttctttatttttagaaaaataatccTGCTATAGTAGTTGTAGGCAACAATGGACAAATTAATTATGACCATCAAAAGTAAGTGTGATTTTTGCATTATTTCTTATTTCAATTTCCTTTTGGAAACCTCATGAAATAATACTGCTTCAGATTTCAGCATTCTGCAAATGAAATAAGTTAATTCATTTTCTTGAGCTGTTGTATGCCAACCAGGTTAAAAGGTATACTCTCCTTTGTGTCTTGATGTTCCTTCTGTGAGCCACACTTTCCATGTTCATTGAAAGAAATCTTTCAAGAATATATTTAGCTTTCAGCAAACTAATGAGTACACAGTCTGTGCCACTGTTTTCCAATATCAATGTCACGTTAAGGCTGTCGGTGAGTTACAAAGCTTCTAGGTAGTGAGAGTAAGCAAACTGCTTCACCCGTCTGGCTTCACTCTTTCCTGCCTTGGTGATCTTGCAGTTCTCATAGCCCTGGTGGAGTGGTTTAAAATAGAGGTGCCTGGGCTAGTTCTTTAGATTCAGCTTCAGCCGGCTTGGATGGAATTTATAGACTTGCAACTTTCAAAACTCCATGAGGggttggggatatagctcagtaatagagcacttgcctagcacgtgAGACTGTAGGTTCGGTTCccaccaccacaaaaaaataataataaaaaataaagctccCCGGAGTGATTTGGATACTTTTTTCATCCCACACATAATAGCATGTCCTCCCTCCCTTCAGCGTGGTGATGTTGGCCTTCCTTTCAgtgattcccagagttctgacaGGAAGACCCTTGCTGTCCTTTGATTGACACGACTGTCATAAGCTTCATTGTAACTTGATGTTTTTGAATCTACAGTGATGGCGCCACTCAGGCTTTAGCGAGTTGTCAGAGGGACTTCCGTAACAAACCCTATCCTGTCCGGGCAAAGATTACCTATTACCAGAAAACGCTGACAGTAAGTGGCAGTGATCAAATAAGGAACATTCTAGTACGGCTTTTCTTCTGAATTCTTAGATGTGGGTTTTCAGACATCTTTATGCATTGCCTTAAGACAGCATTCCCATGCTGTGACCCttaaatacagtttttcatgctgtggtgacccgcAACCAGAAAATTAGTttgtgctacttcataactgtagtcttggctactgttatgaatcttaatgtgaATACCtgctatgcaggatatctgatattttatgacccctgtgaaagggtcatttgcctctcaaaggggtcatgacttacaggttgagaaccacttctaaGAGACTGACTGTTAATGTGTCACCTGGTATGTATTATCTTCTGTAGTGCAGTTGGGCCAGTAGATTTCTGTTGGTCAGAGGAAACTTAAGCACCCAGCTTGAAGATACTGTAGATGCATGTCCAAGGCTCCAGGATCCATATATGAGGAAGACAAAGGCCATTCTCCCTGAAGAGTTTATAGACCGTAGAGGAAGCACATAACGTCACCATACCGTGTGGGCTATGGCACTGCAGGAAGGAATTGTGAGCTTGGAACCTGGACCCTGAAAAGTGACCCTGGAAGGGGTTCTTAGTTGAGATGTGCCTCAAAGCAGGGAATAGGAAATGTGTGCATGTTCCAGGCGTAAAAAGCAGACACGGCCTTGAAGAAACTGAACATTTGAGAGAGCAAGTAGTTTGCTGTAGCATGAAGATAGAGGACATTTCGGAAGTGGTGGAAAGGCTAACAATAGCCATTCCTTAGAGCAGCTTTTGAGAGAGCTGGCATTCTCAGCAGGAAGCGAAATGATAGTATTTGCAATTTTAACAAGTGGCTTAGGCCCAAGAGTAAGTCTTACAGTAATGTGATAGGAACAAAAAGTGAGATGATTCAGGCTCTTTGTCCCTTAAAGTGCCAAACCTGGCACTTTGTACTTTAAATGCAGCTTTTCAAACATCTCTGAGAGATACATCTTTCCATTTGCAACACAGAGAAATTGAATGTGGGAGATTTTAAGTAACTTGGACAGAACTGCAGTTTAAACCCATCTTCATCGTTTCTGCAGGGCTCCATTTACTGCTGACCTGAGGTGACAGATGCCAACGGAGGGTAGAGAAGAGATTAGCAACACTTACCTGTCACATTTGCTAACCTAGGATAGTCCAGAGCAGTTATATTCCTGCTGTGTGATGTATTCAGAATGGTCATGGCTCTTAAGGATTTGCAAGAAAGGAGCTTGCTTCACTGTAGAAAGATTCTTAACCTgtcagcattttttctttttgtgcctTTAACACAtaatggcttaaaaaaaaaaattaagtgaactGCCTTACTGTTTAATGATGGCTAGTACGcgagtttattttaaattaccctttatagggctggggagatggcttggtggataAAGAACTTGCCATGCAAGCGTGAAGGCCAAAGTCCAGGTCCCAGAACCTACCCAAAAGCTGAGAAAATGTGGCCACAtggaatcccaacactcaagggcAGGGCAAGGTGGACAGCTAGTGTAAGGAATTACTGAGCTCTGGGATCagttgagagaccctgcctcaataaataaacTGGAAAGTGATTGAGAAAAATACCCAGTGTGAGTTCAGCTTGAGATctccatatactcacacacatgcaaacatgcatacacgAACACACGTAATATCcataaacaaaaagaattacAACAGTAGAAGGAAGCAAGAGTGAATATTATTAATCACAAAatgctaaaatttatttttaaatatctgttaTAAGAATCTACAACTTGAGTATGTCTTTCTAGGTCATGATCAATAATGGCTTTACACCAGATAAAAATGATTATGAATTTTGTGCCAAAGTGGAAAATATGATTATCCCCAAACAGGGGCATTTTGGGATATCTGCTGCAACAGGAGGTCTTGCAGGTAAATCTTGCCATATTTTCGTATTGACAGCCTGTGAATGAAGCTTGCTGCTGATGGTACATTTGGGATATGTAGACCCGATTCCATCCCACTCTGACATCTCTTTGGAGTCTTCCCATGGTTGGTTCTACCAGTCTGGCTGTATTGGAGCTGCATGGATGCATGTGAATTGCAGCATTCATTTGGGTGCATTTTGTAGTGGCGGAGACATCTTTAAAGTTGAGGATATAAAAAGTTAATTGCCAAGTATTGTATGACCCTTGAAAGTTGCTCTGTCCATATACAAATGAATTTGGAAGCCTGAAGAAATATTATTTGGGGGCaaagtttaaatgaaaatcaTTGTTATGATTTTCCACGTGTTACTCCACACCAATGCTGCTTTGTATTCATATGGCACATTACCATTTTAAATACTTCCAAAACTACAGATTGTTCTAAATGACCCAAGCAAAGAAGCAGGAGATCTgtatccccattttttttttgaggtgttgCTAAGTCCAGGTGCAGACCATTTCTCAGGTTCACCCAGTCTCCTTAGTTCCCGCCACTAGCTGGAATCCACTTGATATTAATTTGCCTTTACGTGGTTTAGATAAAATAGAAGTATGATTGTCATCCAGTTGAGAGAAGCAAGTATGAAAGGCCAGAGCTGATATGTACCAAAGGAAAGGTATTAGAAATGGGTGAACAGGGGTATTCATGATCAGAACAGGACATCATCCATGAATGAGCCTGGGAAGGTGGAGCACGTTCCTTTAGATGCTGTCTGTTAGCTCACCTAGAACACTGATGCAGGTGCTATGAAGGGTGAAGGGTTTCGAGTAGTTCTGACATCAGTCTTTCATACGTAATAAATACCTGCCAAgtgaattctcagctgtgagcaACTGGTTACAGCATCCCGGAATCTGTTTTTAAACTTGTAGATGACCACGACGTTCTCTCCTTCCTGACCTTCCAACTAACTGAGCCTGGAAGAGAGCCAGTGAGTATAAACCTTTTCCCCAAACagtcaattttctgttttcagtgGTGTTAGGCCAGCTGTAGATGTTGAGAATACCGACTTCAGTCTGGGTCTTGTTTCAGTCACTGCCATTGGTCTTGTTGCCTCCTTGGCACAGCAGGTTTGCTTAGTGCTCATCTCTTGATGCTGTACCTGTTAAGTGAGATGTGTGCTTATAGTAAATGCTCATTAAATGGTAGCAGTTACTATGGGTTTTGATGCTATCATTAAAACCAAGAACAAATTAGCTGTAATTTAAGTAAGAGACAGTCTTAGAATTAGCAATGGACTAGTGAGCGTGAGAAGTAAGGACACCAAGAtgtctctcctgttccctgtcttatGACCTATGCTTCCTCTGAACAAGCCTACGCCAGAGAAAgacatttcagaaaaagaaaaggaaaagtatcAAGAGGAGTTTGAACACTTCCAGCAAGAACTGgacaagaagaaggaggaatTCCAGAAGGGCCACCCTGACCTCCAGGGACAGCCCGGTAAGTTAATAGCCAGGGTTGTGGCTCTGTGGAGGACACTGGGGTTTGCACTGCCCGCCTCATCTCTGCTCACTGACCAGCACACTCAGTAACTGATGGAAACGGTGGAAAAGCAAATCTTGGCTCCTTTCAGGTCTGGGAGTATGGCTTGTGAGGTGTGAACGAGGGACACCATGGTGTTGGGGGTGAACGCGAGCCACTGTGTGGGAACTTGGTGAGGATGGCATTGGTGCACCCACCTCTGCGTTCTCTAAACTAAACAAACGAAGGACAAAAGACAGTGCTGCTCTCATGGGGAGGGCTAAATGAAACATCCAAGGTCGCTCTCCTTTCAGGATTCACAGTCCCCTTTATTAAAAAGTTTCGATGGTTTTATGGATATGTTGGAATTATACATTAGAAGCATCTTGGAATTACATTACCCCACTGCCctgtgttctctttgtttccctGTGAACCCCTTCTTTCCAAGTAGAGGCCATACATTGAAAAAAATGACACCCTCTTCCTCAGCACCAAGTCAGGCTTCTCTGGAATGGGCAGGGCCTCATGGAACCTTCCGTTATCCAAGATGGAATGCTGAAAGGCCCAGTCTTGTAGAGCCGCTACGTACTCACAATTGCAGTAGCTGTGTTGTTTGAACGGTAGTATTTCTGGCAGTCCTTCCCATATTCCTGCTCTCACAGTCTCTCTGTCCCCTCTATTATATTCTTTAGACCTTCGGGCCAGTGACATATGTATCTTGTTTAGGACTGTCAAAGCTATTATGAGCTTAAAGTGAAGTGATACCTACCTTTCAAACTTTCTACTGAGAACCCTGGACCTCAGTGGTGGGGAAATGTTAAGTGGCAGCTTAAGCCAGAGAAATTGAGACTTTATGTGTTGTTACATTGTCAAAAATGTAAGGCAGGGAGGCCAAACGGACTGATTGCTTAGCATCCTCTAGTTTTCTACAGGTTGTTCCCTGTTGGCTTGGGTGATAGAGACTGCACTTGATGAAGCTTATGTCAAGCATTTGAACACTATGGTAACAGTTCTCACAGTGATGAGTGGTTCAGTAACATCATGCAATTTGTGACCATACCTTGAAGCTGCTTGTAGTGAGTGTATAGAGAGCAGTCGGTTGTTGGTAATCGCGGGTGCCCGCCTAAACATCACCACACCAGTGCACGGAATATTCTCTCACCTCAGAAAGTTCTCTGATGCCGTAAACCCAGTCTCCACATAGCCCAGCACTGTTTTAATCTCTGGTACTCCAGATTAGTTCTCTTTTGTCAAGTCATACAGGacatataaaacagaaattacTTAAAGTGGAAAAGTTCAGATCTGATTTACCAAAACCATACTTCAGTCATGACTGAACTGTCTGCAGGTGTACGGTTTGCAGATTTGTACCCTGTGTTGGTAATGCTCTGGTTTTGTTATTTGTCAACACTTGGTCCGTTGCAGTATTTCAAAGCCACAGATGTGTAGAGAATGGTACCTTGTGGTTGCTTTTCAGCGGATGACATCTTTGAGAGCGTAGGTGATCGAGAGCTGAGACAAGTCTTTGAAGGACAGAATCGTATTCACCTGGAGATCAAGCAGCTTAACCGGCAGCTCGATATGATCCTTGATGAACAGAGGAGATATGTCTCATCCCTGACCGAGGAGATCTCCAGGAGAGGAACAGGGACCTCGGTGCAGCCTGGGCAGGTACGTGCTCAGACACAGCGCTGCAACCAGCGGAGAGTCAGAACAGCACTGTGCTCTGCGTGACCAGAGTGATGCTAAGCTGCCCACTCATCCTGTTTCCCTCCAGGTCTCCCAACAGGAACTGGATAGTGTAGTGAAGACCCAGCATGAGATTTTGAGACACGTGAATGAGATGAAGTAAGTATGCACGGTCATGTTCCAGTGGTCTGTATCCTTGTCCTAATGAAGCTTGTGTGCCTGCTCTTCCCTGTAAGTGCTCTTCAGGACAGCAACCTGCACCTCCTAGGTCATGTTAGGAATAAAGGAATATATGTGCAAATTGCAAGCATCtaaattttgaaaatcattataagctgaaaaaagggaaaaaaaatgctgtaGCAACTTGAAACCAGGTGTGTATCTTTGGAAATTGTAGAAAGAGCGTAGAGTGACAGGTCACAACTCTATGAGAAATACTGGGGGCGGAAGGACATTTGCTGTGGCAGCACTGGAAAGCAGACACGCTTACTCAGGACCTTCTTTTTAATGCCATCTTCTGCCCTAGGACAGACTGGCAAGAAAGTCGGGATAGAAAGGAGATACTGGTCTTTGGATGATAAATTTCTAATGAGGGTGGCTAACTTATAGCCAACATTCTCAATGTCTGTGACAGGAAAAATAATCCGTGTGTGTTTTTATAAGCTAATGCTTTAGCGTTCCCACCCGGTATAACCCTTGATAGAGGAGAACATCAAGGTGAGGTTTTAAGGACCAAACACCTACACAGAAACCAGTTAAACAGAATAAAAAGCTGAGAGGACTTGGCTGACAACTGGAGATTTGTATTTTGCTCCTTGAcatttaagaaacattttttgttgttaattcaCAATTCCCAAGTGAATACTTGTCCTATTCAAATCAAATGAATAGATTTCTTTTAGAGGTCGACTGGGTTGTAcaacagtatttttttattttgatacaaTGCTTTAAACGATTTACttgtttatgtatatgggtggttttgcatatacatatatctagATCATGTGCATACAGTGCTCTTGGAGGCCGGAACAGAGTGTCAGATTCCATGGAACTgcagttagaggtggttgtgagctggcatgtgggtgctaggaatgaaGCCATCTTGAAAAGCAGCTGGTGcttagtgctctgaaccactCAGCCCCCTCTCAAGCCTCTTATTTTCATACGATTTTAAACTTCAGAAGGTATAAAAATGGTATAATGGTTCTGTGCATCTTTCATCTATCTGTTGATATTTTACGTAACCACAATATAATTGTGAGAACCAGCAAATTAACATTTATACTATATGaccaaccaaacaaatgaccTAGGTGGGCCCTCCACCTCTGGGGAGCTgtggtacacacatgcacacacacgcgcacacacacacatatgtgttacCCCTCTTTCAGACCTGCCTCCTCATTCTTCTCTCATCTTCCCATCTGATCAGTATTGGGGCGTGAGAGGCCGGGACTTGTTAGGGCAAGCCCTCTTCCATTGAGCTGTATTTCCAGCCTTTCCATTGATGTCTGACCCTTTCTATCTGCCCTCATAGGCAGCAGATCCATTCTTATTGGGTTTGTTTGTATTCTTGTTTCTTCTTCGTTTTCTTACATCGTCTTCTAGAAGGACCATATTCTAGGTGTCTTACTTAACCTGTCTCACTCCCCAGTAGTTCTAGCACAACTTAAGTTTGGGTGGTGGTTGGGAAAGCCAGGCTTTGGGCTGCATTGTCCACAAAAGCACTTCCTCAGATATGTATCAACTCTTCCACTCTCCCTGTGCAGCAGTACCAAACACAAAAATTGAGCCCAAATTTAAGCTTTAGAAAATGTGAAGAGGAAATACCTGCCTTTCCTGGGGATGATGGTTGCCTTTACGGGTTTCTTCATGTTGTCCGGAAATCATTGAAGGTTTTTAGCAGCACGCAGTTCAACCTTTTCTGTAGCATTCTTACCTCTCCCTACAGGGTCAGCTCAGAACTCTTTGCTGACATATTTCACACTTGTTCTTTGGTTCCTCTATTTCCACCATTCCCTTTGCTGCTTTTCTTTCCATTGTCCTTTAAAGGGTGTTAATGCCCAGGGTCTGTCTGACCTCCTCTCGTGTCACTGCTCCTTAAACCAAGGCTATTCCGCCATCTTAGACCCTTCCCAAACACTGGGCACTCAGGCTGCTGAGCTCAGTGCATCTTCCTGTGTGAACTCTGGCTGTGCCTGCGGGGCATTGCCCTCCCAGCAGATTGGTCTCAGTGGGGCAGCAATGGCGCTGCTTTCACAGTTCTTCCTAGAAACTGCCTTGTACTGTGTCCTATACTGTTGGCAGAATCACAGGCAAGTGAACGAGTGGATAGGAatctatgaagagacaccatctTTGTATATTAAAAACCTATTCCATGGTCATTTTTGTGATTCTGACAAGCAATAATGTTAAATGTGCATTTAAAGTTACACTATCCTGGATAGTCTTATATGTGTTTTGGATATATTAAACTGTAATCCTCAACTGAAGTTTTAAGGGGAAAACTTAGGTACTCATGCCATTAAGATGAATTGTATTTGGTTTCTGACTGAGAAAGCCCTGGGTATCAAGTTTAAGTGTTAAGTTTTCACCACTTGTTCGAGTCAGGTAGAACTTCTGTATTTAACACCCAATGTGATGTAACTGTTAcagtttcctcttcttttcttccactgtAGTTTCTACTTTTTACACTAAAATTAGCACAGAGGCAGTAAGAGAAAACTTTGTTGATTCATCTAAATTGAGCCACTGTTGTTGAAGGTACTGATAAAAAGTCAAGGTGTGACGTCCTTTCGTGGAGCCACACTAGTCCACGTGCCCACACCAATGGGAAGGCCTGGCGTCGGGGCGTTCTGGCAGGAAAGGATCCGGGAAAGTCATGTTGAGAAAGGGTGTTATTTGGTCCATAGATACGAGGCAAGGGTCATGTCAAGAAAGAGCATTACACAGACAGGCCTATAGTTGAAGCATATTTTCAGGGAATGGAAAGGGCTAAGACAGATGAAAGAATAGGAGGAGATAAAATCAGAAAGATGGTAGAGACTCTTAGTGTTTTATCTCCCTTGGGAAATTACCAACTTGAAGACATTTCATATTGTCAGTGGTGATCACATGACTCACTATTTATAAAGTACCTTCAATATCAGCAGGCAGGTTTGTCCCTTTATATGAACAAATCTGTTATATTTCCCCTATGATTAGAGTGCTTCTTGTTTCTTACTGTCATGCCATCACTCACACCCACAGGGTTTAGGCTGTGCCTCCTTAAATTGGA harbors:
- the Lman1 gene encoding protein ERGIC-53, which produces MAGSWRKGPRAGARSFFCAFCALLLSLSQFVGSDSVGGDAAAPGTSGSAADLPHRRFEYKYSFKGPHLVQSDGTVPFWAHAGNAIPSSDQIRIAPSLKSQRGSVWTKTKAAFENWEVEVTFRVTGRGRIGADGLAIWYTENQGLDGPVFGSADMWNGVGVFFDSFDNDGKKNNPAIVVVGNNGQINYDHQNDGATQALASCQRDFRNKPYPVRAKITYYQKTLTVMINNGFTPDKNDYEFCAKVENMIIPKQGHFGISAATGGLADDHDVLSFLTFQLTEPGREPPTPEKDISEKEKEKYQEEFEHFQQELDKKKEEFQKGHPDLQGQPADDIFESVGDRELRQVFEGQNRIHLEIKQLNRQLDMILDEQRRYVSSLTEEISRRGTGTSVQPGQVSQQELDSVVKTQHEILRHVNEMKNSMSETVRLVSGIQHPGSAGVYETTQHFMDIKEHLHVVKRDIDSLAQRSMSSNEKPKCPELPPFPSCLSTVHFVIFVVVQTVLFIGYIMYRTQQEAAAKKFF